The DNA segment GCTGGCCTCCTGCAGCGCAGACAAAAACGCGAAACCCTTCACCGGCGCCAAAGGCGAAGTCCGGTTGATGACGCTGGATCCCGGCCACTTTCATGCCGGTCTGGTGCAAAAGACCATGTACGATCAAGTGTCGCCGGTTGTCTATGTCTATGCGCCGCAGGGGGCTGAGGTCGAGGACCATCTCAAGCGCATCGACCAGTACAATCAGCGCGCGGATCAGCCGACCCGCTGGAAAGAGAAACTCTATATCGGTCCCGACTATCTGCAAAAGATGATCGAGCAGAAACCCGGCAATGTCATGATCACCGCCGGCAACAATGCAATGAAAACTGTATACATTCGGGCGGCGGTGGAGGCCGGCCTCCATGTGCTGGCCGACAAGCCGATGTGCATCGACGCACAGGGATTTGAAGAGCTGAAGGCGTGCTTTGCCGCTGCGCAGAAAAACAATGTGCTATTATACGATATCATGACCGAGCGGAGCGAGATCACCTCTATTCTGCAGAAAGAGCTGTCGCAAATTCCTGAGGTCTTCGGCGCCCTGACGCCGGGCACGGCGGAGGATCCCGCCATCACCAAAGAGAGCGTCCATCACTTTTTCAAGCAGGTCTCCGGCACCCCGCTCAAGCGGCCGGCCTGGTTTTACGACGTCCGCCAACAGGGCGAGGGCATTGTGGATGTGACCACCCATCTGCTCGATCTGGTGATGTGGGAGGCGTATCCGGACCAGGCGATCGATTACCGGACCGACATCACTCTCGCCGCGGCGAAACGGTGGCCGACGCTGATCAGCAAGGAGCAATTCATTCGCTCAACGCAGCTGACCGAGTGGCCGGACTATCTCACCCCCTATCTCGATGATAATGGCGTTCTCAACGTCTATGCCAACGGCGAGATCAGCTACCGGCTCAAGGATGTGTATGCCAAAGTGTCGGTGATCTGGAATTTTGAGGCGCCCGCCGGCGCCGGCGACACCCATTTTTCTGTGATGAAAGGAAGCAAAGCCCACGTGATCATTCAGCAGGGAGCGGAAGAAAAATTCAAGCCCGAGCTCTATGTGGTTCCGGCAGGAGATCAGAACGCGGAAGGTTTGATCCAGGAACTGGAAAAAGCGCTGATCGCTCTGGAGAAAAAATATCCCGGCATTGCATTGGAAAAACAGGACCATCGCTGCAAGATCACGATTCCAGAGAGCTATCGCGTCGGCCACGAAGCCCATTTCGGTCAGGTGACGGAAAGATTTCTCCGCTATTTGATCGACGGCCGATTGCCGGCCTGGGAAGGACCCAACATGCTGGCCAAGTACTGGACCACCACTCAGGCGCTGGAAATGGCCAAAAGCCGGTAAAGAAAAGCCTGCAGGCGCAGCCTACACAGCCGGGATCGTCGCGTCGATGCCGGCTTTTTTTTTGCCTGATCCCTTTATCAACCGCCGAATGTACCGGGCAAATCAAAACCAGCGGGGATACTTCCGTTACAGCTTGTCCAACAGATCGCGCATAGTGATTTTTTTAAGGTGGTAGCCCAGGCGCTTGTTGAGCCGGAAGCATAGGCTATCGGTCAGTCGATCGATGTTGCGGTGGGAGCGTTCCCGCCCGCATCCGGTGACGCGCAAGGTGTACAGCACATCGGAGACAAAAACTTTGTCGCAGGGATGGGCGGGCAAATAACAGCGATCATGGCCGCTGAGCAAAAGCAGGTAGCCTAAATCCACCAGTCGCTGGGCCGTACGGTTGATGACGTCTTCCGGAATGTGAAAATAGTCGGAGAGGTTTTCTTCCGAGCTGCTGATTTTATACAATTCATACTGCTGATGAACGCGCAGCAGTATTTTCAGGCCGATCATTTCATGAAACATGGTGCCGATATAGGGGTGCTTTTGCTGCCAGATCAGCTTGTACAGATTCTGATGCGCGTAAGAGACTTGAGCGGCAAAGAGCAGCACAGTCCAGCCGTAGAACATCCAGAGGAGAAATAGCGGCAGAACCGCCAGGCGGGCGTAAATCTGCGCCTGAGGCCCGGAGCTATAGTACTCGACGATAAAAGTCGCAAACACCCAGTTGCCGATATTCCAGAGAATGGTGCCGACCAGGGAACCCACCAAAGCCGATTTCCAGCGCACCCGGGTGTTGGGGATAAATGCCAGTATGTAGGAGAAAGCGGCCAGCGAGACAAAGGTGGGCAAAAGCAGCGCCGGCAGCCGATTAAGAAAAGCGAATTGCGGCAGATGGCTGAACAGCAACTGCCCCTTGGCGGAGAACAGCGTGCCCAGCACCGCTAAAACCAGCAGCGGTCCGATGAGAAAAATCACGCTGTAATCGACCAAGCTGCGATACCACGCACGGCCCTTCTTGGCTTTCCAGATCTGATTGAACGCAGTCTCAATGGAGGAGATGATAAAGAGCAGCGAGATGATGAGAAACAGGGAGCCGATGCCGCCCAGGACGCTCAGATCCGAATTTTCCACATAGATGTTGATTTCAGAGATCAGCTCTGAAGAGCCCCGCCGGCCCAGGGGGCTGAGCAGAAAAGTCAGAACCGGCGCCAGCAGATGCTGCCAGCCCAGCCATTTCATGAAATAAAAAATAACCGCGAGAAAGGGTACGATGGCGAACAGACTGGTAAAGACCAGCGCCGAAGCGCTGTCGATGAACCGGTCGGCCCAAAAGGCGCGAAAAACCAGTGTGGCCAGCATGAATTGATGATGCAGATATTTGCGGATCTTGGGGTAACGATAAAAATCGGCGTGCCAGATGTCATGGGCAAAAAATGTGCGCCAACGTTTAGCCTGACGCTTGACGAATTCGATCATGCGCAAGGCTCCAGACTCGATCCATGGATCCGATGGGTCAGCTCCCTCGCATAAGCAAAGAGAGCGGCGCTGCCGCCGGTATGCCAGAACAGAATGGTCTGGGAAGAGGAAAAAACTTTATTTGTGATCAGATCCAGCAGGCCGCCGAAGGCGCGTCCGGTGTACACCGGATCGAGCAGCAAGCCCTCGGTGCGGCAAGCGAGAGCGATGGCCTTCGCCTCCAGGTCTCCAACCACGCCATAACCCTCGCCAAGATAGTCATACTGCACGTGGAACGCATCAGGCGCAAAGGACATGGAAAGGCCCAGCAGGCGACAGGCTTCACCGGCGATGTTGCTCAACTCGGTCTGAAACGGAGCGCCGTCCAGCTTGTCGTTGTCGATGGAGATGCCCAGCACCTGGCCGGTGAAACCGCATAAACAGGCGCCCACGGCCAGCCCGGCCTGGGTTCCGCCGCTGCTGCTGGCCACCACAATGACATCCACTTTCTCGTCCCTGGCCTGCAGCTGCTCGTTCAGTTCTTCCATGGCCAGACAATAGCCCAAAGCGCCCAGTCCGGTGGAACCGCCGATGGGGACCACATAGGGGCGAAGACCACGGGCCAGGCACTCATCCGCCACTTGCTGCAGGCGTTGGTTTCGATGCGGCCGGTCGGTAAAGTGGAGGCGTGCGCCGAGAAAAAGATCCAGCAATTGGTTGCCGTTGGGAATTTCCGGCGCCACGCCGCTCAGCACCAACTCGCATTGCAATCCGGCGAGAACCGCGGCAGCCGCGGTTTGCCGGCAGTGATTGGATTGCACAGCGCCGGCAGTGACCACCACGTCCGCTTTTTGCTGCAGCGCATCGGCTATCAGGAATTCCAGTTTGCGGGTTTTGTTGCCGCCGCTGCACAGTCCGGTCTGATCATCGCGCTTAATCAGAATCCGCGGGCCTTGGAGCGCAGCGCTCAACCGATCCAGCGCATGAACCGGCGTGGGTAAAAACGCGAGGGGAAATCGTGGCATTCCGCGATAGTGGATGAATGAGGTATTCATCTTCAGGCTCTACGATGGTTAGATGTTTAATTGTACG comes from the bacterium genome and includes:
- a CDS encoding oxidoreductase, producing MSNESLLTAICVLLPVLLASCSADKNAKPFTGAKGEVRLMTLDPGHFHAGLVQKTMYDQVSPVVYVYAPQGAEVEDHLKRIDQYNQRADQPTRWKEKLYIGPDYLQKMIEQKPGNVMITAGNNAMKTVYIRAAVEAGLHVLADKPMCIDAQGFEELKACFAAAQKNNVLLYDIMTERSEITSILQKELSQIPEVFGALTPGTAEDPAITKESVHHFFKQVSGTPLKRPAWFYDVRQQGEGIVDVTTHLLDLVMWEAYPDQAIDYRTDITLAAAKRWPTLISKEQFIRSTQLTEWPDYLTPYLDDNGVLNVYANGEISYRLKDVYAKVSVIWNFEAPAGAGDTHFSVMKGSKAHVIIQQGAEEKFKPELYVVPAGDQNAEGLIQELEKALIALEKKYPGIALEKQDHRCKITIPESYRVGHEAHFGQVTERFLRYLIDGRLPAWEGPNMLAKYWTTTQALEMAKSR
- a CDS encoding YihY/virulence factor BrkB family protein, translating into MIEFVKRQAKRWRTFFAHDIWHADFYRYPKIRKYLHHQFMLATLVFRAFWADRFIDSASALVFTSLFAIVPFLAVIFYFMKWLGWQHLLAPVLTFLLSPLGRRGSSELISEINIYVENSDLSVLGGIGSLFLIISLLFIISSIETAFNQIWKAKKGRAWYRSLVDYSVIFLIGPLLVLAVLGTLFSAKGQLLFSHLPQFAFLNRLPALLLPTFVSLAAFSYILAFIPNTRVRWKSALVGSLVGTILWNIGNWVFATFIVEYYSSGPQAQIYARLAVLPLFLLWMFYGWTVLLFAAQVSYAHQNLYKLIWQQKHPYIGTMFHEMIGLKILLRVHQQYELYKISSSEENLSDYFHIPEDVINRTAQRLVDLGYLLLLSGHDRCYLPAHPCDKVFVSDVLYTLRVTGCGRERSHRNIDRLTDSLCFRLNKRLGYHLKKITMRDLLDKL
- a CDS encoding D-cysteine desulfhydrase family protein, translating into MNTSFIHYRGMPRFPLAFLPTPVHALDRLSAALQGPRILIKRDDQTGLCSGGNKTRKLEFLIADALQQKADVVVTAGAVQSNHCRQTAAAAVLAGLQCELVLSGVAPEIPNGNQLLDLFLGARLHFTDRPHRNQRLQQVADECLARGLRPYVVPIGGSTGLGALGYCLAMEELNEQLQARDEKVDVIVVASSSGGTQAGLAVGACLCGFTGQVLGISIDNDKLDGAPFQTELSNIAGEACRLLGLSMSFAPDAFHVQYDYLGEGYGVVGDLEAKAIALACRTEGLLLDPVYTGRAFGGLLDLITNKVFSSSQTILFWHTGGSAALFAYARELTHRIHGSSLEPCA